A region of the Andreesenia angusta genome:
TAATAGACAAGCTAGGAAAGACAGCTGATAAATTTTTGGGAATTAAAGTAGAGAAAATCGGGTATATATGCAGAGAAAAAGAAGTAAAAGACTCGATGAGAAAGCAGAAACTTTTTACAGATATATATCCAGACCTTAGATCAACGTCCGAGATAGTCGCTGTAAAAGACAGGCTTTAAAATCCAGAAATCAAACTTTATGGGGGTGTAATGGTATGGATATGAATCAATATTTAGATATATTTATAGAGGAGTCGAAAGAGCATCTTCAGCATATGAATGACAAGCTATTGGAGCTTGAGAACAATTACGACGAGATAGGGCTTTTAAACGAGATATTCAGGGTGGCACATACGCTAAAGGGAATGTCTGGAACTATGGGCTTTACAAAGATAGCAAGCTTGACACACACTATGGAGAACATGCTGGATGCCATGAGGAACAGTGAAATAAAGACGACTCCAGAGATAATAGATATACTATTCAGATGCTTTGACAGTTTGGACGAGTACATAAACAACATAGTCGAGACTGGGGTAGAGGGAGAGCTTGACAGCACGGAGCTTGTAAACGAAATAGACAAGACTCTAAAAGGCGATGCGGAGCCGGAAGTTAAAGCTTCTGAGTCTTCAGGACTGCAACAGGGAGCAGAAATCGACGAATATGTAAAGCACGCAATGCAGGAATCTAAGGAAAAGGGAATGAACCCTTATAGAATAACTGTAGAGGTGAGCGAGGACTGCATGCTGAAAGCGGCAAGAGCTTTTATAGTCTTCACCACAATAGAAGAGCACGGAGAGATACTGCAATCGGACCCATCTGCTGAAGACATAGAAGATGAGAAATTTGACAACAAGTTTTCAGTGCTAGTCGTATCTGAAAAGAGCGGAGAAGAGCTACAGAAGGAAATAGCGAATATTTCGGACCTTAAGTCTGTAGCTGTAGAGAGCATAGACTTAAGCGGAACTGACAGCTCTCAAGAGACTGTAGAAGAGCTGAAAGAAGAAAAAGCCGAAGAATTGGCTGTTGAAGCAGAGCAGGCAGCTTTTGCAGAGCAAACAGATATGGCTGCCTCCCCTAAAAAAGAGGTTGAAAAGCCGGAGAAAAAAGCTGTTGCGAAAAACAACAACGCCAAAATCGGAAAGACAGTAAGGGTAGACATAGACAGACTGGACAACCTGATGAACCTGGTTTCAGAGCTTATAATAATAAAGACAAGGCTAGAAGACACTGGAAGCGCAGACAAGGGAAATATGACAGAGGCCGTAGAGTATCTGGAGAGGATAACGACCAGCCTGCACGATGCAGTTATGAAGGTTCGAATGGTGCCTATAGAGAGGGTATTCAACAGATTCCCTAGAATGGTAAGAGACCTCACCAAAGACCTAGGAAAGAACATAGATCTTAGGATGTCTGGAGAGGAAACAGAAGTTGACAGAACTATAATAGATGAAATAGGAGATCCTCTTATCCACCTTATCAGAAACTCAATAGACCACGGAATAGAGAAGCCAGAAGAAAGAAGGGCAGCCGGCAAGCCGGAGAAGGGGATAGTAGACCTTAAGGCCTACCCTGATGGAAACAGCGTTGTTATAGAGCTAGACGACGACGGAGCGGGGCTTAACCTTCCTAAGATAAAGGCCAAGGCTGTGGAGAGGGGAGTTATAACTCAGGAAGAGGCGAACACCCTTCCAAAAGAAGACGCAATAGACCTGCTGTTCAGGCCAGGGTTCAGCACAGCCGATGTCATATCAGACGTATCTGGTAGAGGGGTTGGGCTAGACGTAGTGAAGACCAAGATAGAGTCTATAAGCGGAAACATAGAGGTTAAGACAGAGGAAGGCCAAGGAAGCAAGTTCATAATAAGACTACCTCTTACGCTTGCAATAATACAGGCGCTTCTCATAAAGCTGAGCGACGAGATATATGCCATACCGCTGAGCTCCATAAGTGAGATAAGCACTATAAAGAGAGAATCGATAAGAAAAGTTCAGGAGCAAGAAGTGATACTTTTCAGAAACAAGACGCTTCCTATAATAGACCTGAGCAATGTACTCGGGCTTAGCAGAGAGCTAGAAGCGGAAGACTTGACTATAGTTATAGTCAGAAAAGGGGAGAAAGAGGCTGGGCTTATAATAGACGGGCTTATAGGACAGCAGGAGATAGTCATAAAGTCTCTTGGAAAATTCCTTCTAGACACTCCATACCTTGCAGGGGCTACAATATTAGGAAATGGTAGAATATCACTTATACTCGACGTAAATTCTCTTTTTTAAGGAGCGATAGACATGGTAAACTTGAATAACGAAGAAATGGAACAGGAAAGAAGCATAGAGGATGAAAGAAAGTACGTAGTGTTTAGACTGGAAGAAGAGTACTACGGGATAGACATAAACAATGTAAAGGGAATAGAGAAGGCACAGGACTTCACCAGAGTTCCAAATGCTAACTACTATATAAAGGGAGTAATAAACCTAAGAGGTGAAGTTGTACCTGTAATAGACCTCAGAAAGAGACTTGGATTTCATGAAAAAGAAGAAGACGGAAACTCCAGGATAATAATAGTCCAGGTTCATGATATGCAGGTAGGGCTTCTAGTGGACAGTTCTTCTGAAGTCATAACATTTGCAGAAGACGAGCTGGACAGTGCGCAGACTATGAAGGATTCGATAGCTGACGACTTTGTGAAGTATATAGGGAAGAAGAACGACAGGCTCATAATACTCATAGACCTTATGAAAGTAGTAGGATATGAAGTAGAAGAAGAGACAGTATAGGGGGCGTGAAAAGTGGTCATAGACAAGCTGAATGACGTGCTTATAGATGTTTTACAGGAAGTCGGGAATATAGGGTCGGGGAATGCAGCCACGGCCCTGTCCACTATGATAAACAAAAAAGTGGACATGAATGTACCACAGATAAAGGTACTCGAGTTCAAGGACGTGCTAGATGTGCTTGGAGACGCTGAAGAGCCTGTTGTAGGCATATACTTCGGACTGGAGGGAGACCTCGAGGGAAATATAATGTTCGTGCTTGACATGGATTCCTCTAAGAATCTGGTCAACATGCTGTTCGGAAGGATGGATGGAGGAGAGCTTGAGCTGAACGAAATGGACATGTCTGCTCTTTCAGAGGTGGGCAACATCCTCTCAGCTTCATATGCAAATTCGCTCAGTATGATGACAGGACTTGCACTGAAGGTAACAGTCCCGTCCATATGCGTAGACATGGCAGGGGCTGTAATAAGCGTTCCGGCCATACAGTTCGGAATCACAGGCGATCACGCCATATTTATAGAGACGCAGTTTTTGCAGGACGAGAACGAGATAAAGGGGGATATCTTCCTGATACCGGAAGTGGACTCTTTTGAAAAATTACTTAGGACATTAGGAGTAGATATGTAATGGAAATGATAAAAGTTGGAATGGCGGACTACAAGGCCACCAAATCACCAGGTGTCCTTATAACATTTGGGCTGGGCTCTTGCGTGGGGATAGCTCTCTATGACAAGTCCACAAAAGTGTCTGGGCTCGCACATGTGATGTTGCCTTCTAGCAAGGAAATAAAGAACAATTCCAATAAGGCTAAGTTTGCGGATACCGGAATAGACGCACTTATAGACGAGATGGTCAAGCTAGGGGCTCGCAAGAGCAACATAGTGGCCAAGATAGCAGGAGGAGCTCAGATGTTTTCGTTCTCGTCTCAGAACGACATGCTCAGGATTGGAGAGCGGAATGCAATAGCGTCTAAGGAGAAGCTTAAAGATCACAGAATCAGAATCCTTGCAGAAGACACAGGTGGGAACTTTGGAAGAACTATTGAACTAAACACTGAAACAGGGGAGCTGCAAATAAAGACTATAGGACATGGAATA
Encoded here:
- a CDS encoding chemotaxis protein CheA — protein: MDMNQYLDIFIEESKEHLQHMNDKLLELENNYDEIGLLNEIFRVAHTLKGMSGTMGFTKIASLTHTMENMLDAMRNSEIKTTPEIIDILFRCFDSLDEYINNIVETGVEGELDSTELVNEIDKTLKGDAEPEVKASESSGLQQGAEIDEYVKHAMQESKEKGMNPYRITVEVSEDCMLKAARAFIVFTTIEEHGEILQSDPSAEDIEDEKFDNKFSVLVVSEKSGEELQKEIANISDLKSVAVESIDLSGTDSSQETVEELKEEKAEELAVEAEQAAFAEQTDMAASPKKEVEKPEKKAVAKNNNAKIGKTVRVDIDRLDNLMNLVSELIIIKTRLEDTGSADKGNMTEAVEYLERITTSLHDAVMKVRMVPIERVFNRFPRMVRDLTKDLGKNIDLRMSGEETEVDRTIIDEIGDPLIHLIRNSIDHGIEKPEERRAAGKPEKGIVDLKAYPDGNSVVIELDDDGAGLNLPKIKAKAVERGVITQEEANTLPKEDAIDLLFRPGFSTADVISDVSGRGVGLDVVKTKIESISGNIEVKTEEGQGSKFIIRLPLTLAIIQALLIKLSDEIYAIPLSSISEISTIKRESIRKVQEQEVILFRNKTLPIIDLSNVLGLSRELEAEDLTIVIVRKGEKEAGLIIDGLIGQQEIVIKSLGKFLLDTPYLAGATILGNGRISLILDVNSLF
- a CDS encoding chemotaxis protein CheD — translated: MEMIKVGMADYKATKSPGVLITFGLGSCVGIALYDKSTKVSGLAHVMLPSSKEIKNNSNKAKFADTGIDALIDEMVKLGARKSNIVAKIAGGAQMFSFSSQNDMLRIGERNAIASKEKLKDHRIRILAEDTGGNFGRTIELNTETGELQIKTIGHGIKVV
- a CDS encoding chemotaxis protein CheC: MVIDKLNDVLIDVLQEVGNIGSGNAATALSTMINKKVDMNVPQIKVLEFKDVLDVLGDAEEPVVGIYFGLEGDLEGNIMFVLDMDSSKNLVNMLFGRMDGGELELNEMDMSALSEVGNILSASYANSLSMMTGLALKVTVPSICVDMAGAVISVPAIQFGITGDHAIFIETQFLQDENEIKGDIFLIPEVDSFEKLLRTLGVDM
- a CDS encoding chemotaxis protein CheW; this translates as MVNLNNEEMEQERSIEDERKYVVFRLEEEYYGIDINNVKGIEKAQDFTRVPNANYYIKGVINLRGEVVPVIDLRKRLGFHEKEEDGNSRIIIVQVHDMQVGLLVDSSSEVITFAEDELDSAQTMKDSIADDFVKYIGKKNDRLIILIDLMKVVGYEVEEETV